A single Anopheles arabiensis isolate DONGOLA chromosome 2, AaraD3, whole genome shotgun sequence DNA region contains:
- the LOC120903135 gene encoding aminopeptidase N-like gives MISPWYKTWSILRGAPQCLAPDEMVLHLGKNIVLLLLVVSSSTLAVFGQRSAAHPEWNNREFAPAPDTSSPRDDSIDQSYRLPTDTVPTHYTIRLHTDLHTGSRAFSGIVDIDFDVIVPTDAIVVHNRDLLIASAALYAKDQDGLLVEFGFPHHEFDQRTEQLTFHPGQVLPIGSYVLTVEYSGLLQTSSNSGFFLKSYVNDDGERRYVGTTQFESTNARMAFPCYDEPLLKAGFTLWITHIAEYNAVSNMPVEEVVPSEEHEGYVTTKFGPTPKMSSYLLAFGVSDFVALEDGNQQLYARPNAMDEAEFGLEAGVKILDALSEYTYVNYYDYMPKLSQMAIPDRGGGAMENWGLVKYAETGLLFDPARNTYRTRKGIAVVVAHELAHQWFGDLVGPQWWSYIWLNEGFANLYGYIGADLAYPSERYWDLYAVENVQNAFGPDATDSTRPMTQDATTPSAISGLFDSIAYDKSGSVLNMFRMVLGDDNFRAGLKVYLLNRQLDGAVADDLYAGLQAAIDDKDVLPDGYTVKQLMDSWTTEPGYPVLTVRRNYNDGSAILSQERFYADKRSPNANVWYIPYSFASASNPDFEDLSDFQWLSTKAERIETGASADEWIIFNKQQTGYYRVNYDAHNWLMIANALREDPSVIHRFNRAQLINDAFNLARAGRHDLALTLDLLRYLSNEHEYAPWAAANGVLNYFYNKLRGTANYHDFIVYVDALIGPVFDSFGDIATVPEDETLLDKYLKQLISTWACRVGYTECLRQTAEALHTAVETNTPVHPDVSYVVYCYGLKGATDDEYRWLFDQMINSNNEAERQLLIDALGCAQDQSQLISLLTVAIGSNSELNSLLNGERSRIVSSIYSAGRFGVEAMIEALSDPLLAQEFVGRFGQGTLNNVVSNVASRTNNDGELEQLEQFLAALGDLISPETAAAAVRTVKTNAAWFETYEGVLSTTYFSDFTN, from the exons ATGATATCACCATGGTATAAAACGTGGTCAATCCTTCGTGGTGCACCTCAGTGTCTCGCTCCAGACGAGATGGTGTTACATTTGGGAAAGAACATTGTGCTGCTCTTGCTGGTGGTGTCCAGCTCGACGCTTGCCGTCTTTGGACAGCGATCAGCTGCCCATCCGGAATGGAACAATCGTGAATTTGCACCCGCGCCGGATACTTCCAGCCCTCGGGATGATTCGATCGATCAGAGCTACCGTCTACCGACCGATACCGTCCCGACGCACTACACGATCCGTCTCCACACGGATCTACACACCGGAAGCCGCGCATTCAGTGGTATCGTGGATATTGATTTCGACGTCATTGTGCCGACTGATGCGATCGTTGTGCATAACCGTGATCTGCTGATCGCATCGGCTGCTCTCTACGCCAAGGATCAAGATGGACTGCTGGTTGAGTTTGGATTCCCGCACCATGAGTTTGACCAACGCACCGAGCAGCTTACATTCCACCCGGGTCAGGTGCTACCGATCGGCAGCTATGTGCTGACCGTTGAGTACAGTGGTTTGCTTCAAACGTCCTCCAACAGTGGCTTCTTCCTGAAGTCGTACGTCAACGATGACGGTGAGCGTCGGTACGTCGGTACCACGCAGTTCGAGTCGACCAACGCCCGCATGGCCTTCCCGTGTTATGACGAGCCACTGTTGAAGGCTGGCTTTACCCTGTGGATCACACACATTGCCGAATATAACGCCGTGTCGAACATGCCTGTCGAAGAGGTTGTGCCGTCGGAGGAGCACGAAGGATACGTCACGACCAAGTTTGGACCAACGCCCAAGATGTCTTCTTATCTGCTCGCATTTGGTGTTTCCGATTTCGTTGCACTTGAAGATGGCAACCAGCAGTTGTACGCCCGTCCGAATGCGATGGATGAGGCCGAGTTTGGTTTGGAAGCGGGTGTCAAGATATTGGATGCGCTGAGCGAATACACTTATGTGAACTACTATGACTACATGCCGAAATTGTCCCAGATGGCTATTCCCGACCGTGGCGGTGGCGCAATGGAGAACTGGGGACTTGTCAAGTACGCCGAAACGGGACTGCTGTTCGACCCGGCCCGTAATACGTACCGCACGCGCAAGGGAATCGCAGTGGTAGTTGCTCACGAGTTGGCACATCAGTGGTTTGGTGATCTGGTTGGACCGCAATGGTGGAGCTATATCTGGTTAAACGAAGGCTTTGCCAACCTGTACGGGTACATTGGAGCTGATCTGGCCTACCCATCGGAGCGCTACTGGGATCTGTACGCGGTAGAGAACGTCCAAAATGCATTCGGACCCGATGCGACTGATTCCACTCGACCGATGACTCAAGATGCTACGACACCGTCCGCCATTTCGGGACTGTTTGATTCTATCGCTTATGACAAAT CTGGAAGCGTACTGAACATGTTCCGTATGGTACTTGGTGATGATAACTTCCGCGCTGGATTGAAGGTTTATTTGTTGAACCGCCAACTGGACGGTGCTGTTGCTGACGATCTCTACGCTGGTCTGCAGGCCGCCATCGACGATAAGGACGTGCTCCCGGACGGATACACCGTCAAGCAGTTGATGGATAGCTGGACCACGGAGCCCGGCTACCCGGTGCTGACTGTGCGCCGTAACTACAACGATGGTTCGGCGATCCTTTCGCAGGAGCGGTTCTACGCTGACAAACGTTCCCCGAACGCCAACGTCTGGTACATTCCGTACTCTTTTGCCAGTGCTTCCAACCCAGACTTTGAGGACCTTTCCGACTTCCAGTGGCTGTCGACCAAGGCCGAACGTATTGAAACCGGCGCCTCTGCCGACGagtggatcattttcaacaagCAGCAGACGGGATACTATCGCGTCAACTACGACGCACACAACTGGCTGATGATTGCGAACGCTTTGCGCGAGGATCCTTCCGTTATCCATCGTTTCAACCGGGCACAGCTGATCAACGACGCATTCAATCTTGCTCGGGCTGGCCGTCACGACTTGGCCCTCACATTGGACCTGCTGCGATATCTCTCCAACGAGCACGAATACGCCCCGTGGGCTGCGGCCAACGGTGTCCTGAACTACTTCTACAACAAGCTCCGTGGAACGGCCAACTATCACGACTTCATCGTGTACGTCGATGCTCTCATTGGCCCAGTCTTTGACAGCTTCGGTGACATCGCTACTGTGCCCGAGGACGAAACGCTACTCGACAAGTACCTGAAGCAACTCATCTCGACCTGGGCCTGCCGGGTTGGCTACACCGAGTGTCTTCGCCAAACGGCCGAAGCTTTGCATACGGCCGTCGAAACGAACACCCCAGTGCATCCGGACGTGTCGTACGTGGTGTATTGCTATGGTCTCAAGGGTGCTACCGATGACGAGTACCGTTGGTTATTCGATCAGATGATCAACTCCAACAACGAAGCAGAGCGACAGCTGCTGATCGATGCGCTGGGCTGTGCTCAGGACCAATCGCAACTCATCTCGCTGCTTACCGTTGCCATTGGTAGCAATTCCGAGTTGAACAGCTTGCTGAACGGTGAACGATCCCGCATCGTTTCCTCGATCTACTCGGCCGGTCGGTTTGGTGTGGAGGCGATGATTGAGGCCCTGTCGGATCCCTTGTTGGCTCAGGAGTTTGTTGGTCGCTTCGGACAGGGAACACTGAACAACGTCGTTTCGAATGTGGCCTCGCGTACCAATAATGACGGAGAGCTGGAACAGCTGGAGCAGTTCTTGGCCGCTCTGGGTGATTTGATCAGCCCCGAAACGGCTGCCGCTGCGGTACGTACCGTTAAGACAAATGCCGCTTGGTTCGAAACGTACGAAGGAGTCCTCTCTACGACGTACTTTTCTGACTTTACCAACTAA
- the LOC120903139 gene encoding aminopeptidase N-like yields MVKWHLTGYRRWISSPTGSVLLLVLLALVGDYSSRGVFAASPLPDQSDVLYHAASVSSIAATRDVDSTYFLPNTTVPTHYSISLRTDIHNDVRTFSAITRIYLTVLAPTDLIVMHVQELNIASVALYRIASTGGNEIWIDSPTYMIDIVREHVTFRTAGMLPLGNYALEVAYTGSMRNYQSGYLVSRYRNEANEWRSVGTTHFQATLARRVFPCYDEPALKATFDLKITHHRAYTAIANMPLAGTEIDPNNREYLVSRFERTPLMSTYLLAFAVTDFKTLRNGQHEIVVRSNAQDDAMYALTVGSTILERLGSYLELSYYDYMPKMTSIAVPDRGTGAMENWGLVTYGEPSLLYNPAVNTYRNRKRVTTVIAHEYAHQWFGDLVSPRSWDFIWLSEGFATLYEYLATRLAEPGDEYWELFSVEVVQRAFLQDANEQIRPINWQAATQAEVSSLFDIIAYQKAGSVLNMFRNVLGESEWRQGLTQYLTDRGYDAATEENLALHLQRAVEGKDILPPTANVRDLLASWTDAPGFPVLNVYRLYRDGMMILSQERFLEQSVLPTGHVWHIPFNYAYESSATFYDLTTAGWLSSRAAKLETPVPDDEWVVFNKQQTGYYRVNYDRRNWDLLAQALMANRNAIHRANRAQLIDDAFNLARADLLDMAVVLRLMRYLRAERDYAPWYAADKVLTYLYDKVRATEHEHAFLVYVDELIEEVYSTLSVDTVGQGESTLYKYLRQLITGWACRIGYKDCLERSRAALRKEFLPGQGESSVAVHPDVRAVVYCYGLQQDSAEEFQLIFQRLMASRNQAERTDLIDALGCARNADSITSLLATIVFSAAPDTTFVYLSEERNRVFQAIYSGGRAPTLALMNVLSDPVSVQQLLAIVGEGTITNAVMNIAQRTNGAEEMARLEMMLTAMNGILPPGTLNNARDTAAARPQWFTTAEGLIVGEFLEQYNLP; encoded by the exons ATGGTTAAGTGGCATCTTACTGGGTACCGGCGGTGGATTAGTAGTCCGACCGGTTCCGTACTACTGCTAGTGTTATTGGCTCTCGTTGGTGATTACTCCTCACGAGGTGTATTTGCAGCCAGCCCTCTACCCGACCAAAGTGATGTGCTCTACCACGCCGCCAGTGTGTCCTCGATCGCCGCTACGCGGGACGTAGACAGCACTTACTTCCTGCCGAATACAACCGTCCCAACGCACTACTCAATATCGCTGCGCACCGATATCCACAACGATGTGCGAACGTTCAGTGCAATCACGCGCATCTATCTGACCGTGCTGGCACCTACCGATCTGATCGTAATGCATGTGCAGGAGCTCAACATCGCAAGTGTGGCCCTGTATCGGATTGCTTCTACCGGGGGCAATGAAATCTGGATCGATTCACCGACGTACATGATCGATATCGTCCGGGAGCACGTTACGTTCCGCACGGCCGGCATGCTGCCGCTCGGCAATTACGCGCTAGAGGTCGCGTACACTGGTTCGATGCGCAACTACCAGAGCGGTTACCTGGTGTCGCGCTATCGAAACGAGGCGAACGAGTGGCGCTCGGTGGGAACGACCCACTTCCAGGCGACGCTTGCCCGCCGCGTCTTTCCGTGCTACGATGAGCCGGCCCTGAAGGCGACCTTCGACCTGAAGATCACCCACCACCGGGCGTACACGGCGATCGCAAACATGCCCCTAGCCGGCACGGAGATCGATCCCAACAACAGGGAATATCTGGTCAGCCGGTTCGAACGTACCCCGCTAATGTCCACCTACCTGCTGGCGTTCGCGGTGACAGATTTTAAGACGCTGCGCAACGGCCAGCACGAGATAGTGGTGCGGAGCAATGCGCAGGACGATGCGATGTACGCGCTGACCGTCGGGTCGACGATTCTGGAGCGATTGGGCTCTTATCTGGAGTTGTCGTACTACGACTACATGCCCAAGATGACTTCGATCGCCGTGCCGGACCGTGGGACGGGCGCGATGGAGAACTGGGGCCTGGTGACGTACGG GGAACCGTCGCTGTTGTACAACCCGGCCGTAAATACCTATCGCAATCGTAAACGCGTTACGACCGTCATTGCGCACGAGTACGCGCACCAGTGGTTTGGCGATCTGGTTAGCCCCCGCTCGTGGGACTTCATCTGGCTGAGCGAGGGTTTTGCGACGCTGTACGAGTACCTTGCGACACGGCTGGCCGAACCGGGCGATGAGTACTGGGAGCTGTTCAGTGTGGAGGTCGTGCAGCGAGCGTTCCTTCAGGATGCGAACGAACAGATCCGTCCGATCAATTGGCAGGCGGCGACACAGGCGGAAGTGAGCAGTTTGTTCGATATTATTGCGTACCAGAAAG CCGGCAGTGTGCTGAACATGTTCCGCAATGTGCTAGGGGAAAGCGAGTGGCGCCAGGGTTTGACCCAGTACCTGACCGACCGTGGCTATGACGCTGCAACGGAAGAGAACCTAGCGCTGCACCTGCAGCGTGCCGTCGAGGGGAAGGACATCCTACCGCCAACGGCGAACGTGCGCGATCTGCTTGCCTCCTGGACCGATGCGCCCGGCTTTCCCGTGCTGAACGTGTACCGGCTGTACCGGGACGGCATGATGATCCTCTCCCAGGAGCGCTTCCTCGAGCAGAGCGTTCTGCCGACCGGCCACGTGTGGCACATCCCTTTCAACTATGCGTACGAATCGTCCGCAACGTTCTACGATCTCACCACCGCCGGCTGGCTATCGTCCCGGGCGGCCAAACTGGAAACGCCCGTACCGGACGATGAGTGGGTCGTGTTCAACAAACAGCAGACGGGCTACTATCGCGTGAACTACGATCGCCGCAACTGGGACCTGCTGGCGCAGGCACTGATGGCCAACCGTAACGCCATACACCGGGCCAACCGTGCGCAACTGATAGACGATGCGTTCAATCTGGCCCGTGCCGATCTGCTCGATATGGCGGTTGTGTTGCGGCTCATGCGCTATCTGCGCGCCGAGCGCGACTATGCGCCATGGTACGCGGCGGACAAGGTACTGACCTACCTGTACGACAAGGTGCGTGCCACCGAGCATGAGCATGCGTTTTTGGTGTACGTAGATGAGCTGATCGAGGAGGTTTACTCTACACTTTCGGTGGATACGGTCGGACAGGGTGAGTCGACGCTGTACAAGTACCTGCGGCAGTTGATCACCGGCTGGGCTTGTCGCATCGGTTACAAGGATTGTTTGGAGCGATCGCGAGCAGCACTCAGAAAGGAGTTCCTGCCCGGTCAGGGAGAGTCCTCCGTAGCCGTACATCCGGATGTGCGGGCCGTGGTGTACTGTTACGGTTTGCAGCAGGACAGCGCGGAGGAGTTCCAGCTCATCTTCCAGCGGCTGATGGCGTCGCGCAATCAGGCCGAACGGACTGATCTTATAGACGCGCTTGGCTGTGCTCGGAATGCGGACAGCATTACTTCACTCCTAGCGACGATCGTGTTCAGTGCCGCACCGGACACAACGTTCGTCTACCTGTCGGAGGAACGGAATCGAGTGTTCCAAGCAATCTACTCCGGTGGAAGAGCACCGACGCTTGCGCTCATGAATGTGCTCAGTGATCCCGTCTCGGTGCAGCAACTTTTGGC CATTGTTGGGGAAGGAACGATCACCAATGCCGTCATGAACATTGCCCAGCGCACTAACGGAGCAGAGGAAATGGCCCGCCTCGAAATGATGCTCACGGCAATGAATGGAATCCTTCCACCAGGTACACTCAATAATGCCAGGGATACGGCAGCTGCACGTCCGCAATGGTTCACTACAGCGGAGGGACTAATCGTGGGCGAGTTTTTGGAGCAATACAATCTTCCCTAG
- the LOC120903158 gene encoding aminopeptidase N-like produces the protein MVLHLGKNIVLLLLVVSSSTLAVFGQRSAAHPEWNNREFAPAPDTSSPRDDSIDQSYRLPTDTVPTHYTIRLHTDLHTGSRAFSGIVDIEFDVIVPTDAIVVHNRDLLIASAALYAKDQDGLLVEFGFPHHEFDQRTEQLTFHPGQVLPIGSYVLTVEYSGLLQTSSNSGFFLKSYVNDDGERRYVGTTQFESTNARMAFPCYDEPLLKAGFTLWITHIAEYNAVSNMPVEEVVPSEEHEGYVTTKFGPTPKMSSYLLAFGVSDFVSIEDGTQQVYARPNAIDEAEFGLKAGVKILDALNEYTDVNYYDYLPKLTQMAIPDRGGGAMENWGLVKYGETALLFNPNRNTYRVRKSVAVVISHEYSHLWFGDLVGPHWWSYVWLKEGFAELFGYIGSDLAYPSERYWDLFAIENIHNAFGPDATDSTRPMTQDATTPSGIAGLFDIIAYDKSGSVLNMFRMALGDDNFRAGLKVYLLNRQLDGAVADDLYAGLQTAIDDKDVLPDGYTVKQLMDSWTTEPGYPVLTVRRNYNDGSAILSQERFYADKRSPNANVWYIPYSFASASSPDFEDLSDFQWLSTKAERIETGASADEWIIFNKQQTGYYRVNYDAHNWLMIANALREDPSAIHRFNRAQLINDAFNLARAGRHDLALTLDLLRYLSNEHEYAPWAAANGVLNYFYNKLRGTANYHDFIVYVDALIGPVFDSFGDIATVPEDETLLDKYLKQLISTWACRVGYTECLRQTAEALHTAVETNTPVHPDVSYVVYCYGLKGATDDEYRWLFDQMINSNNEAERQLLIDALGCAQDQSQLISLLTVAIGSNSELNSLLNGERSRIVSSIYSAGRFGVEAMIEALSDPLLAQEFVGRFGQGTLNNVVSNVASRTNNDGELEQLEQFLAALGDLISPETAAAAVRTVKTNAAWFETYEGVLSTTYFSDFTN, from the exons ATGGTGTTACATTTGGGAAAGAACATTGTGCTGCTCTTGCTGGTGGTGTCCAGCTCGACGCTTGCCGTCTTTGGACAGCGATCAGCTGCCCATCCGGAATGGAACAATCGTGAATTTGCACCCGCGCCGGATACTTCCAGCCCTCGGGATGATTCGATCGATCAGAGCTACCGTCTACCGACCGATACCGTCCCAACGCACTACACGATCCGTCTCCATACGGATCTGCACACTGGAAGTCGCGCATTCAGTGGTATCGTGGACATTGAATTCGACGTCATTGTGCCGACTGATGCGATCGTTGTGCATAACCGTGATCTGCTGATCGCATCGGCTGCTCTCTACGCCAAGGATCAAGATGGACTGCTGGTTGAGTTTGGATTCCCGCACCACGAGTTTGACCAACGCACCGAGCAGCTTACGTTCCACCCGGGTCAGGTGCTACCGATCGGCAGCTATGTGCTGACTGTTGAGTACAGTGGTTTGCTTCAAACGTCCTCCAACAGTGGCTTCTTCCTGAAGTCGTACGTCAACGATGACGGTGAGCGTCGGTACGTCGGTACCACGCAGTTCGAGTCGACCAACGCCCGCATGGCCTTCCCGTGTTATGACGAGCCACTGTTGAAGGCTGGCTTTACCCTGTGGATCACACACATTGCCGAATATAACGCCGTGTCGAACATGCCTGTCGAAGAGGTTGTGCCGTCGGAGGAGCACGAAGGATACGTCACGACCAAGTTTGGACCAACGCCCAAAATGTCTTCTTATCTGCTTGCCTTTGGTGTTTCCGATTTCGTGTCAATTGAGGATGGCACCCAGCAGGTCTACGCCCGCCCGAATGCAATTGATGAGGCCGAGTTTGGTTTGAAAGCGGGTGTCAAGATATTGGATGCGCTGAACGAGTACACTGATGTGAATTATTATGACTATCTGCCCAAGCTGACACAGATGGCTATTCCTGACCGTGGTGGTGGCGCAATGGAAAACTGGGGCCTAGTAAAGTACGGTGAAACGGCTCTGTTGTTCAACCCGAATCGAAACACCTACCGTGTGCGTAAATCGGTTGCGGTGGTCATTTCGCACGAGTATTCTCATCTATGGTTTGGTGACCTCGTCGGACCGCATTGGTGGAGCTATGTCTGGCTGAAAGAGGGCTTTGCTGAACTATTCGGATACATTGGCTCGGACCTCGCCTATCCATCGGAGCGCTACTGGGATCTGTTCGCGATTGAAAATATTCACAATGCCTTCGGACCCGATGCGACTGATTCCACTCGACCGATGACTCAAGATGCTACGACACCGTCCGGAATCGCGGGGCTATTTGATATCATTGCTTACGACAAGT CTGGAAGCGTACTGAACATGTTCCGTATGGCGCTTGGTGACGATAACTTCCGCGCTGGATTGAAGGTTTATTTGTTGAACCGCCAACTAGACGGTGCTGTTGCTGACGATCTCTACGCTGGTCTGCAGACCGCCATCGACGATAAGGACGTGCTCCCGGACGGATACACCGTCAAGCAGTTGATGGATAGCTGGACCACGGAGCCCGGCTACCCGGTGCTGACTGTGCGCCGTAACTACAACGATGGTTCGGCGATCCTTTCGCAGGAGCGGTTCTACGCTGACAAACGTTCCCCGAACGCCAACGTCTGGTACATTCCGTACTCTTTCGCCAGTGCTTCCAGCCCAGACTTTGAGGACCTTTCCGACTTCCAGTGGCTGTCGACCAAGGCCGAACGTATTGAAACCGGCGCTTCTGCCGACGagtggatcattttcaacaagCAGCAGACGGGATACTATCGCGTCAACTACGACGCACACAACTGGCTGATGATTGCGAACGCTTTGCGCGAGGATCCTTCCGCTATCCATCGTTTCAACCGGGCACAGCTGATCAACGACGCATTCAATCTTGCACGGGCTGGCCGTCACGACTTGGCCCTCACATTGGACCTGCTGCGATATCTCTCCAACGAGCACGAATACGCCCCGTGGGCTGCGGCCAACGGTGTCCTGAACTACTTCTACAACAAGCTCCGTGGAACGGCCAACTATCACGACTTCATCGTGTACGTCGATGCTCTCATTGGCCCAGTCTTTGACAGCTTCGGTGACATCGCTACTGTGCCCGAGGACGAAACGCTACTCGACAAGTACCTGAAGCAACTCATCTCGACCTGGGCCTGCCGGGTTGGCTACACCGAGTGTCTTCGCCAAACGGCCGAAGCTTTGCATACGGCCGTCGAAACGAACACCCCAGTGCATCCGGACGTGTCGTACGTGGTGTATTGCTATGGTCTCAAGGGTGCTACCGATGACGAGTACCGTTGGTTATTCGACCAGATGATCAACTCCAACAACGAAGCAGAGCGACAGCTGCTTATCGATGCGCTGGGCTGTGCTCAGGACCAATCGCAACTCATCTCGCTGCTTACCGTTGCCATTGGTAGCAATTCCGAGTTGAACAGCTTGCTGAACGGTGAACGATCCCGCATCGTTTCCTCGATCTACTCGGCCGGTCGGTTTGGTGTGGAGGCGATGATTGAGGCCCTGTCGGATCCCTTGTTGGCTCAGGAGTTTGTTGGTCGCTTCGGCCAGGGAACACTGAATAACGTCGTTTCGAATGTGGCCTCGCGTACCAACAACGACGGAGAGCTGGAACAGCTGGAGCAGTTCTTGGCCGCTCTGGGTGATTTGATCAGCCCCGaaacggctgctgctgcggtacgTACCGTTAAGACAAATGCCGCTTGGTTCGAAACGTACGAAGGAGTCCTCTCTACGACGTACTTTTCTGACTTTACCAACTAA